A genomic window from Planococcus rifietoensis includes:
- a CDS encoding potassium/proton antiporter, whose translation MQSFSVDGIILIGGIFLLAGVLMTKVSARAGVPSLVLFMFLGMVLGSDVSGLIYFSNAEIAQMVGIVALIIILFEGGLQTQWKHIRPVLGGSIVLATLGVLITTGIVAVAAYYVFDLTWLQALLLGSIVGSTDAAAVFSVLAGQNIKSKISSTLEAESGTNDPMAMFLTIAFVQLIMIPDSSVWTMLGSFVLQMGLGLVLGLALGLFASWTINRIRLDASGLYAVLAAGFAIFIYSFTAVLGGSGLLAVYLAALVIGTRDLTHSYSIVSFHEGFAWLMQIVMFVILGLLVFPSQLADWDLIWKGLVLSFVLIFVARPIAVFVSTAFFDYDLKEKLFMSWAGLRGAVPIVLATFPMLAGMDNSIMFFNIVSFIVLTSALLQGSTIPFFAEKLGLNGRPVPKRIHSLELVSMDRANAEMLEVELSEKSPFAGQLVQTIGLPNQTLISAIIRSGKLVMPTGTTRLRKGDVLYVLTEKKQVPKVKLVLGEEDFVN comes from the coding sequence ATACAGAGCTTTAGTGTAGACGGTATAATCTTGATCGGCGGGATATTCCTGCTGGCTGGCGTTTTGATGACGAAAGTATCAGCTCGCGCCGGCGTTCCCTCGCTCGTTTTGTTTATGTTCCTCGGCATGGTGCTAGGCAGTGATGTTTCAGGCCTCATTTATTTCTCCAACGCAGAAATTGCCCAGATGGTCGGAATTGTCGCCCTCATTATTATCCTCTTCGAAGGTGGTTTGCAAACCCAATGGAAGCATATCCGCCCGGTTCTTGGCGGTTCAATCGTCCTGGCGACGCTTGGGGTTTTGATCACAACAGGCATTGTAGCTGTCGCAGCGTACTATGTCTTTGATTTGACTTGGCTGCAGGCCTTGCTGCTGGGGTCTATCGTCGGGTCGACGGATGCCGCAGCGGTATTCTCGGTTCTCGCAGGCCAAAACATCAAATCCAAAATCTCCTCAACGCTCGAAGCGGAGTCAGGAACGAACGACCCGATGGCGATGTTTTTGACCATCGCGTTTGTTCAATTGATCATGATCCCGGATTCCTCGGTTTGGACAATGCTCGGCAGCTTCGTGCTTCAAATGGGGCTCGGCTTGGTTCTGGGATTGGCGCTTGGATTGTTCGCCTCGTGGACCATCAACCGGATCCGGCTGGATGCATCCGGGCTCTACGCGGTGCTTGCCGCGGGCTTTGCGATTTTCATCTATAGCTTTACAGCCGTTCTTGGCGGCAGCGGATTGCTGGCGGTTTACTTAGCAGCACTCGTAATCGGGACGCGTGATTTGACGCATAGCTATTCGATCGTTTCTTTCCATGAAGGTTTTGCTTGGCTTATGCAGATTGTCATGTTCGTCATTCTGGGGCTGCTCGTTTTCCCAAGTCAATTGGCTGACTGGGATCTCATCTGGAAAGGGCTTGTGTTGTCGTTCGTATTGATTTTCGTAGCGCGCCCGATTGCTGTCTTCGTCAGTACAGCGTTCTTCGATTATGACTTGAAAGAAAAGCTGTTCATGTCCTGGGCGGGACTGCGCGGAGCGGTTCCGATCGTTCTGGCGACGTTCCCGATGCTTGCGGGCATGGACAACAGCATCATGTTTTTCAATATCGTTTCATTTATTGTGTTGACGTCCGCATTGCTGCAAGGCTCGACAATCCCATTCTTTGCCGAGAAACTTGGATTGAACGGGCGCCCGGTTCCAAAACGCATCCATTCCTTGGAACTGGTCTCGATGGACCGTGCCAATGCAGAAATGCTCGAAGTTGAACTATCTGAGAAATCACCATTCGCAGGCCAGTTGGTGCAGACAATCGGCCTGCCGAACCAGACTTTAATCAGTGCCATCATCCGTTCGGGCAAGCTTGTCATGCCGACCGGAACGACGCGTCTCAGAAAAGGGGATGTGCTGTATGTCCTCACTGAAAAGAAACAAGTGCCGAAAGTGAAATTGGTGCTTGGAGAAGAAGATTTCGTCAACTAA